The nucleotide sequence GCCTTGTGCGCCGCCACCATCTCCGGCGTCACCATCGCCTTCATCACGGCATCGTCGAGGGTCTCGACGCCGACCAGTTCATGGGAAGTGCGGAAACCGTCAAAGAAATGCAGCACGGGGATGCGGCTTCGCAGGGACGCCGCCTGGGCGATCAGGGCAAAATCGTGCGCTTCCTGGGCGTCGCAGGAGGCCAGCATCGCAAAGCCCGTCGGACGGCACTGCATGACGTCGCTGTGGTCGCCGAAGATGGAGAGGGCCTGGGCTGCCAGGGAACGGGCCGCGACATGGAAGACGGTCGGAGTGAGCTCCCCGGCGATCTTGTGCATATTCGGGATCATCAGCAGCAGGCCCTGCGACGCCGTAAAGGTCGTCGTCAGCGATCCGGCCTGCAGGGCGCCGTGGACGGCGCCGCTCGCCCCGCCCTCGCTCTGCATCTCCATGACGTCCGGGACCGTTCCGAAAATATTCGCGTCCCCTTTGGCAGCGTATTCGTCAGAGTGTTCTCCCATGGGTGACGAGGGGGTAATCGGGTAGATGGCGATCACTTCGTTGGTTTTGAAAGCGACACGCGCAACGGCTTCGTTGGCATCCATGACAATTCGTGGCATCTCTTGTCTCCTTTGCTCTTGCGTCGGCATGATCCCGCTGCGGAGAAAAGCCTTTTGTTCCCGCTGTACGCGTCAACGCCAGCCTTGCGACGGTACTGCAAGAAACTTTCTACCCGTCGGTCATCGCCCATTGTACTGCGATGCGCTAAAAAGTCAAATTAAATAAAACGGAATGAAACCAAAGGGAGATATTCAGGGGGACACCGCCCCGGAAAATACGCCGCTGCGCGTCAGTCGATCAGGTTGATGGACGAGAGCAGCTCGCTGTCGATCGTGTAGGTGTGGGAGACGACGTCGTCGATCTCCATAAGGCCGTAGGCCCCGTCACGGTAGTAGACGACCTTGTTCGCATCGCGGGAGTGCAGCAGGTGGTCGATGGCATGGATGACGAACTCAAAGGCCATCAGCCTGTCGGTGACCGTCGGGTTCCCCCCGCGCTGGATATGCCCCAGGATACTCACCCTGGTCTCCAGACCGATGGTCGTCTCCAGCCACTCGGCGATCTCCGCGGTCTTGCCCGTTCCCTCGGCCACGACGGCCAGAACATAGCCGCGCCCGCCAGCCACCTCTTCAAGCAGCTGCTTTTCCGCCACTTTGATATTGAAATCGGCCTCGGGGATGATGCAGATCTCCGCCCCGCTGGCCAGGGCGGAAACGACGGCAAGGTAGCCGCACTCGCGCCCCATGACTTCGACGACAAAAGCGCGGTCGAACGTCGACGCGGTATCGCGGATCTTGTCCAGGGCGTCGCGGATGACGTTAAGCGCCGTATCGACGCCCAGGCAGTAGTCCGTGCCGTAGATGTCGTTGTCGATCGTCGTCGGGATACCGACGAAGTTCAGCGGGAACTCTTCGCTGAAACGCTGCATGGCACGGAAAGAGCCGTCCCCGCCGAGCACGACGAGCCCCGTGATGTCATACTTTTTGAGGTTCTCGAAGGCCTGTTTCCGGTATTCATACTCGAAAAAGCGCTTGGAACGGGACGAGCGGATAATGGAGCCCCCCCGGTGCAGGATCCCGGCAACGTCTTTATGGGAAGCTTCGGTAATCTCGCCGTCGATCATCCCCTCCAGGCCGTGGTGGATGAAATAGTGCTTCTCCCCCCGCTTGAAGGCGTAGTCGACAAACTTCTTGATCGCGGGGTTCATCCCGGGCGCGTCACCGCCCGAACACATAATGGCCAGTGCCATGTGCGCTCCTTTATTATTCGTCGATGGTGACGATGTCGCTCCGGATATCGTTGAACAGCAGGGTCTTGTGGTTCATGCGGCGCTGATAGAAAAACTGGTTCCGCTTCATATTTTTCAGTTCGGACGTATTGTAGTAGTTCGCATTGGAACAGCGGCCGAGGAAAAGGAACGTAAAGAGCAGTTTGAGCTGGGCATTCTCGAAGATCTCATGCGGCTGCGTCAGGAAGGTCAGTCCGTATTTTTTCATGTTGATCATGTTGAAAATATACATGAGGAAGTCTTCGAACTTCGTATAGAACCCGCCCAGCTGCGCAATCTCGTGGAAAAAGTAATAGTAGTTTTCCAGCAGCTCCTGCTTGGAGATCGTCTGCGAGAGCCGGCTTTTGACGTCACGCTTGTTGGAAAAGTAGCTCGGGTTGACCGCAAGGTAGATGTGCTTCCGCGCCTTGACCGCCTCGTCGAAGGCTGCATCGAAGGCATCGCTCTCTTCAAACTGCATGTAGTAAAAGTATTCGTCTTTGTAACGCGTCTCAACCTCGTCGGATGTGGGGTCCGAAAAGTCCATGTAGAGCGTCGGGATGCCGCTGGCAATGACAAACTCGCGGATCTTCGACGCGAGGTTCGTCTTGCCCGCCCCCTCTTCGCCGAGGATCAGCGTATTTTTATCGAGGAGATCCTCGGAGAGCTTGAGGGCGGCAATGCTGCTGTTGCAGTGTCCGATAATGCTTTTCATCCGCGTTCCTCAGTGTTCCCCGACGAACTTCGCCATGTCCATCAGACGCTCGGTATAACCCCACTCGTTGTCGTACCATGCCAGCACCTTCACGACCGTACCGTCAATGACGCTCAGCATGTCCGGGACGAACGTACAGCTGTAGGAGGAGCCGACGAAGTCGCTGGAGACGCGTTTGTCGTGGTCGATCTCGACACGGCCCGCGTATTCACCCGCCGCAGCGGCTTCAAAGGCGGCAATAACCCCCTCTTTGGTCGTCGCTTTTTTCAGGTTGACCGTCAGGTCGACGACGGAGACGTCCGTCGTCGGGACACGCATGGCGTAGCCGTTAAGCTTGCCCTGAAGATGCGGCATAACGAGACCGATCGCCTTGGCGGCACCGGTGGTCGTCGGGATCATGTTGACCGCCGCCGCGCGGGCACGGCGCATATCTTTGCTGTGCTTGACGTCAAGCAGGTTCTGGTCGTTCGTATAGGAGTGGATCGTCGTCATCAGACCGTTTTCGATCCCGAAGGTGTCATCGAGGATCTTCGTTACCGGCGCCAGGGCGTTGGTCGTACAACTGGCGTTGGAGATGACCGCTTCACCCTTGTAGCTGTCGGTATTGATGCCGATGACATAGGTCGGGGTATCATCCTTGGCCGGCGCGGACATGACGACCTTTCTGACGCTTCCTTTGAGGTGTTTTTTCGCCGTTTCCGTCGTCAGGAAGACGCCCGTACACTCGACGACGACTTCGGCGCCGGCTTTGCTGAAGTCCAAAGATTCGGGATCGCGCTCGCTGAACATCATGACCGGCTTGCCGCCGACTTCGATCGTATTTTCGTCAATGACCTTCGTGTCGATGCCGGCGTGCACTGAATCGTATTTGAGCAGGTACTCCAGCATATCGGGTTTGGCGGTCGTATTGATCGCCACCAGTTCCATATCATCACGCTGCGCCGCGATCTTGATCGCGATAAGCCCGATGCGTCCCGTTCCGTTAACCGCCACTTTGATTGCCATAGTCATTTCCTCGCAAAATGTTTAATATCGCCATTATAGTAAAAATGGTTTATAGAAAAGGTTACATATTTGTTTAAATACTGCCCACAGCCCGTCGTGCCGCGGCGATGCTTACCGTGCCGACGTCGGCGTCGGCACGCGGGATGGTACCCAGCAGCGGTTACTGCCGCGTTACGCTCTGCCTTGATCCCTATACCCCGTATACCACTCTTCTGGTACAATGGTCTCATACCGATCCCTGCCCGGCCGAACACGCCGGTGTGACCCGCAGCATGCAAAGGGGGGAACCATGAACCTTCTCGAATCACTCCACGCACAGCCCTGCAGCATTGAAGGGCTCCGTGAAAGCCTACGGCAGCGACACATCCAGACCCATGAGCACTGTGAACGGGTCGTCCTGCTCGCCGACGCTTTCGGCCACGCCTGCGGCCTCTCCGAGGATGAGCAGATCCGGCTGCTCTACAGTGCCATGTTCCACGACATCGGCAAAATCGGCGTTCCTGACAGCATTCTTCTGCATCCGGGTACCCTTGAGGCCGAGCAGCGCGAAACGATGGAGCTGCACTCCACCATGGGCGAAGCCATCGTCAGATTGATGCAGCTCCCCCAGGGCGACCGGATTGCCGCTTATATACGCCACCACCACGAGCACTATGACGGCAGCGGCTACCCCGACGGGCTGGAGGGCGAAGCCATCCCCCGGATCGCACGTATGCTCTCCATCCTCGACAGCTACGACGCCCTGCGCGAAACACGCCCCTACCGTGAGGCCCTTCAGCATCATGAAGCCGTTGAGATCATGCAAAGTGAAAGCGGCACCAAGCACGACCCCGTACTGCTACGTACATTTTTAGAGCTGGAAAATATGGATGAGATTGAAAAAAAATATTGTGAAAGATAGCATCGGTTAAAAAAGAATTGGTGGAGCTGT is from Sulfurimonas sp. HSL-1656 and encodes:
- a CDS encoding HD domain-containing phosphohydrolase, which produces MNLLESLHAQPCSIEGLRESLRQRHIQTHEHCERVVLLADAFGHACGLSEDEQIRLLYSAMFHDIGKIGVPDSILLHPGTLEAEQRETMELHSTMGEAIVRLMQLPQGDRIAAYIRHHHEHYDGSGYPDGLEGEAIPRIARMLSILDSYDALRETRPYREALQHHEAVEIMQSESGTKHDPVLLRTFLELENMDEIEKKYCER
- a CDS encoding 6-phosphofructokinase, which produces MALAIMCSGGDAPGMNPAIKKFVDYAFKRGEKHYFIHHGLEGMIDGEITEASHKDVAGILHRGGSIIRSSRSKRFFEYEYRKQAFENLKKYDITGLVVLGGDGSFRAMQRFSEEFPLNFVGIPTTIDNDIYGTDYCLGVDTALNVIRDALDKIRDTASTFDRAFVVEVMGRECGYLAVVSALASGAEICIIPEADFNIKVAEKQLLEEVAGGRGYVLAVVAEGTGKTAEIAEWLETTIGLETRVSILGHIQRGGNPTVTDRLMAFEFVIHAIDHLLHSRDANKVVYYRDGAYGLMEIDDVVSHTYTIDSELLSSINLID
- a CDS encoding ATP-binding protein — encoded protein: MKSIIGHCNSSIAALKLSEDLLDKNTLILGEEGAGKTNLASKIREFVIASGIPTLYMDFSDPTSDEVETRYKDEYFYYMQFEESDAFDAAFDEAVKARKHIYLAVNPSYFSNKRDVKSRLSQTISKQELLENYYYFFHEIAQLGGFYTKFEDFLMYIFNMINMKKYGLTFLTQPHEIFENAQLKLLFTFLFLGRCSNANYYNTSELKNMKRNQFFYQRRMNHKTLLFNDIRSDIVTIDE
- the gap gene encoding type I glyceraldehyde-3-phosphate dehydrogenase; translated protein: MAIKVAVNGTGRIGLIAIKIAAQRDDMELVAINTTAKPDMLEYLLKYDSVHAGIDTKVIDENTIEVGGKPVMMFSERDPESLDFSKAGAEVVVECTGVFLTTETAKKHLKGSVRKVVMSAPAKDDTPTYVIGINTDSYKGEAVISNASCTTNALAPVTKILDDTFGIENGLMTTIHSYTNDQNLLDVKHSKDMRRARAAAVNMIPTTTGAAKAIGLVMPHLQGKLNGYAMRVPTTDVSVVDLTVNLKKATTKEGVIAAFEAAAAGEYAGRVEIDHDKRVSSDFVGSSYSCTFVPDMLSVIDGTVVKVLAWYDNEWGYTERLMDMAKFVGEH